In Candidatus Thermoplasmatota archaeon, a single genomic region encodes these proteins:
- a CDS encoding nucleotidyltransferase family protein gives MSHSWINSKGLKCLILCAGRGKRLSPPIEKAKVMLKIGDKPILSYIIDYWRKYTNDFIFVVGYRKEDVINYVNRLPINSQFVEQKELKGIGHATLCAESLISDRFILVLGDCICSGSFDFPRNRYMEQGVGVWETSDVEAIKQSYSVEVRNNLIRRVVEKPKRIINNLCGMGFYFFDKRIFDFLKITKPSKIRNEIEITDAIQNMIDAGEKISPVFFHGDYINITYLDDLQKAENFLFREK, from the coding sequence ATGAGCCATTCATGGATCAATTCCAAAGGATTAAAATGCCTGATTCTATGTGCTGGCAGAGGAAAAAGGCTATCTCCTCCAATAGAAAAGGCAAAGGTCATGCTTAAAATAGGGGATAAGCCTATCTTAAGCTATATCATAGATTATTGGAGGAAGTATACTAACGATTTTATTTTTGTAGTGGGTTATAGGAAGGAAGACGTAATTAATTACGTTAATCGGCTACCTATAAATTCCCAATTCGTTGAACAAAAAGAGCTTAAAGGCATCGGGCACGCCACACTATGCGCTGAAAGTCTGATCTCAGATCGCTTTATACTTGTGCTTGGAGATTGCATTTGTTCGGGAAGCTTTGATTTTCCAAGGAATCGGTATATGGAACAAGGAGTTGGCGTATGGGAAACGAGCGACGTTGAAGCCATTAAACAAAGCTACTCAGTGGAAGTCAGAAATAATTTGATACGTAGGGTAGTAGAGAAACCGAAAAGGATTATTAATAATTTATGTGGTATGGGATTTTACTTCTTCGATAAAAGGATATTTGATTTCTTAAAAATAACTAAACCATCTAAAATACGCAATGAGATAGAGATTACTGATGCTATACAAAATATGATCGATGCCGGAGAGAAAATATCCCCTGTTTTCTTTCATGGAGACTACATAAACATAACGTATCTTGATGACTTACAGAAGGCGGAAAATTTCCTCTTTAGAGAAAAATGA
- a CDS encoding cobalamin-dependent protein (Presence of a B(12) (cobalamin)-binding domain implies dependence on cobalamin itself, in one of its several forms, or in some unusual lineages, dependence on a cobalamin-like analog.), producing MKLLLVNPYFKGGVYAPSLGLGFIGTYVRDHSDFEVELVEPAQQGLLNEREVLNKAKKADIVGLTCYTESRFQCFDFAKKVKLTNPSCKLIVGGPHVNTLDEATLRHYPFIDVVVRGEGEVTMLDIVKNKPPERDIRYNMEKR from the coding sequence ATGAAACTGTTATTGGTAAATCCTTATTTTAAGGGGGGAGTGTACGCCCCCTCATTAGGTTTGGGCTTTATAGGAACTTATGTGAGGGATCACAGTGACTTTGAAGTTGAGTTAGTCGAACCAGCTCAACAGGGTCTTTTAAATGAAAGAGAAGTGCTTAATAAGGCTAAAAAGGCGGATATCGTTGGTTTGACATGTTACACGGAATCAAGGTTTCAATGTTTTGACTTTGCAAAAAAGGTGAAGTTAACAAATCCTAGCTGTAAATTAATAGTCGGTGGACCGCATGTTAATACGTTGGATGAGGCGACGTTACGGCATTACCCATTCATCGATGTGGTAGTAAGGGGAGAAGGTGAAGTGACTATGTTAGACATCGTGAAGAATAAGCCCCCCGAAAGAGATATTAGGTATAACATGGAGAAACGGTGA
- a CDS encoding glycosyltransferase family 4 protein — MRVCLITNYLPSYHAIWGGAEQTCYRLAQFLTEEVGQVIVLSSKPKSMPRENFDFYCIATTEDLFKRAVVRARYLLSLFDPISFYQSYKLFRKIKPDIAHFHKCDRFSLSIIKSAKLLGIPTLFTIYDYWCICANTLLYTRGKVCTDFHNFHCAKCLSLGKRMRVLLWLRKRCLKALLKSVDAFIVFSNSSKQILESYGIKSEKIHVIHHFFHLVEEKIEDVQEDRILFVGWLEDNKGIFTIIEAMPYILKEVPTAKLIIVGSGSKQYEAERLIKKLKLEEYISLVGKKPYAETEKLIKRSNVVVVPEQWPNMSPVIIAEAMAFGKPVVASMIGGIPEFIKDGYNGFLTNPKEPIGFAEKIIRILKDRDLALRIGKNARISAKQIFDKDRNLEKLLQIYNSLAKR; from the coding sequence ATGCGCGTTTGTCTAATTACTAATTACTTGCCTAGCTACCATGCTATTTGGGGCGGGGCTGAACAAACCTGCTACAGATTAGCCCAATTTTTAACGGAAGAAGTGGGTCAAGTTATAGTTTTATCTAGTAAGCCCAAAAGCATGCCTAGAGAGAATTTCGATTTTTATTGTATCGCTACGACGGAAGACCTCTTTAAGAGAGCAGTAGTACGTGCTCGTTACCTCCTCTCCCTCTTTGACCCTATTTCCTTTTATCAGTCTTATAAACTCTTTAGGAAAATTAAACCTGATATAGCTCACTTTCATAAATGTGATCGTTTCTCACTTTCTATCATTAAAAGTGCAAAATTGTTAGGTATACCTACTCTATTTACCATATATGATTATTGGTGCATCTGTGCTAACACACTGTTGTATACTCGTGGAAAAGTTTGTACAGATTTTCATAATTTTCATTGTGCCAAATGTCTTAGTTTAGGAAAGCGCATGCGTGTACTACTTTGGTTAAGGAAGCGATGCCTTAAAGCTCTCCTAAAAAGTGTTGATGCCTTTATAGTTTTTTCGAATTCTTCTAAGCAAATTCTTGAATCTTATGGAATAAAAAGCGAGAAAATACACGTTATCCATCACTTCTTCCATTTAGTAGAAGAGAAAATTGAGGACGTGCAGGAGGATAGGATATTATTTGTTGGATGGTTAGAGGATAATAAGGGGATATTCACGATCATTGAAGCAATGCCATATATATTAAAGGAAGTGCCAACTGCTAAATTGATTATAGTAGGCTCTGGATCTAAGCAATACGAGGCTGAAAGACTCATCAAGAAACTTAAACTCGAAGAATATATCTCATTGGTAGGCAAGAAACCGTATGCTGAAACTGAAAAGTTAATTAAAAGAAGTAACGTAGTCGTTGTACCTGAACAATGGCCAAATATGTCTCCAGTTATAATAGCAGAAGCAATGGCATTCGGCAAGCCTGTGGTGGCAAGCATGATTGGAGGTATTCCAGAATTTATAAAAGATGGCTATAACGGATTCTTGACAAATCCCAAAGAACCGATCGGTTTTGCCGAGAAGATAATTCGGATACTTAAAGACAGGGACTTAGCACTAAGAATTGGTAAAAATGCGAGAATAAGCGCCAAGCAAATCTTCGACAAGGATAGGAACTTAGAAAAGCTACTACAAATTTACAATTCACTAGCTAAAAGATAG
- a CDS encoding radical SAM protein, with translation MFGGSYNVGYFRFYDALFLGGNPRRILKFCDLLEKSKLDVSFRIDLRIGTTRNVLEKLRKVGCDVVGMGIESGSDKVLKRINKGITRELIDKSIKICRELGFWMMHACKFYTARIDCHLRISIKMR, from the coding sequence ATATTTGGTGGTTCATATAATGTAGGATACTTTCGATTTTATGATGCTCTATTTTTAGGAGGGAACCCTAGGAGAATACTAAAATTTTGTGATTTACTCGAAAAAAGTAAGTTGGATGTTAGCTTTAGAATCGATCTTAGAATAGGAACAACAAGAAATGTTTTAGAAAAATTGAGAAAAGTAGGATGCGATGTTGTGGGAATGGGTATAGAGAGCGGGTCCGATAAAGTGCTTAAAAGAATTAACAAGGGCATAACAAGGGAGCTGATAGATAAATCAATCAAAATATGCAGAGAACTTGGGTTCTGGATGATGCATGCATGCAAATTTTATACTGCAAGGATAGATTGCCATCTGCGAATTTCTATAAAAATGAGGTAA
- a CDS encoding radical SAM protein: protein MIFVNPNSKINRNIPNVGLMYVATYYGAKVIDQNTMPYPKDRFLKHETDVLGISVRSLNYNESIRIAELYRSKHSAAKIKSVSGFLKVLCSYPYLEFDDKIVHNEPFSDSIPFPAYDLLDSFSLFRENWQTGKWRYAIVTSRGCPYQCIYCVSRNTKWEARSAENCYEELKLAKKKWGIKSFEILDECFNFNKDRVIEFCELIEPLKLNWFCTNAIRADRFDEDMAKAMAESSCKLIGFGVESAVPDVLRAIRKGETIEQIEQAIDIAKKYFANVNGFFIIGLPKSSYEKDLYSLAWAMKKGINAHFSYYVPFDCGVQFNNLFYGGEGAHPLSDNYPKELQRRIYELTECMRPSFDRDPLKRTLNRIKLVSIYDKDHLPAHFIATLRELASMLRGKDEKLDQAEE, encoded by the coding sequence ATGATTTTTGTAAATCCAAATTCTAAAATAAATAGGAATATTCCAAATGTGGGACTGATGTATGTTGCCACGTATTACGGCGCTAAAGTAATAGATCAAAATACGATGCCTTACCCAAAGGACAGGTTCTTAAAGCATGAAACCGATGTTCTTGGCATATCCGTCAGATCACTAAATTATAACGAATCAATAAGGATAGCAGAGCTATACAGATCCAAGCATTCAGCTGCTAAAATCAAGTCAGTTTCGGGCTTTTTAAAAGTTCTATGTTCTTATCCTTACTTGGAATTTGATGATAAAATAGTTCATAACGAGCCGTTTTCAGACAGTATCCCCTTCCCTGCTTATGATTTGCTTGACTCATTTAGTTTATTTAGGGAAAATTGGCAAACTGGAAAATGGCGTTATGCTATTGTGACTAGTCGTGGATGTCCTTACCAATGCATTTACTGCGTAAGCAGGAACACGAAGTGGGAAGCAAGAAGTGCAGAAAACTGCTATGAAGAGTTAAAATTGGCCAAGAAGAAATGGGGAATAAAGTCCTTTGAAATCCTCGATGAATGCTTTAACTTTAATAAAGACAGAGTAATTGAGTTTTGTGAGTTAATCGAGCCACTGAAGCTTAATTGGTTCTGTACTAACGCCATCAGGGCAGATAGGTTCGATGAAGATATGGCGAAAGCTATGGCAGAATCGAGTTGTAAACTTATAGGTTTCGGAGTAGAAAGCGCAGTTCCGGACGTACTACGGGCTATTAGAAAAGGCGAAACTATAGAACAAATAGAGCAAGCAATAGACATCGCTAAAAAATACTTCGCAAACGTTAATGGATTCTTCATCATAGGGTTACCAAAATCAAGTTATGAAAAGGACCTCTATAGCCTTGCATGGGCTATGAAGAAAGGAATTAATGCCCATTTCAGTTACTACGTGCCCTTTGACTGTGGAGTCCAATTCAATAACTTATTTTATGGCGGAGAGGGTGCACATCCATTGTCAGATAATTATCCAAAGGAGCTACAGAGAAGGATATATGAATTAACGGAATGCATGAGGCCAAGCTTTGATAGAGATCCGCTTAAGAGGACATTAAATAGGATAAAATTGGTGTCAATATATGACAAGGACCATTTGCCCGCACACTTTATCGCCACCCTAAGGGAATTAGCAAGTATGCTTCGAGGTAAAGATGAAAAGTTGGATCAAGCTGAAGAATGA
- a CDS encoding glycosyltransferase family 4 protein, translating to MSKILATVTYTYDSRGIGFVKYHSKLRVRAIAEHFINIDRTQPLRAEFVCLRGRKMLPSFFGLETSLGILSWAYHGILQWTYLEGLEKYIMDADYIFTVETYSFLSRQCANIANRFKKSLVISVFETIPNIIYHKLPPYIQNTKVVVEKTDLFRAYTNRAKSYLMSLSVPEEKIKVIYDGLNLNKFYPRKEPFQRFVPRILFVGNLIPQKGVKKLLEAFSLLCKNDVKAELWICGGGKLEPMVREYARKYPIKHLCFVEHDKIPDVYRQCDIFCLPSHDLSIFGVKVWEEQFGMALVEAMASGLPIVTTNSGAIPEVVGSENVVVPQGSVKELYLALGDLIEDVKKRRQIGVSNRKRALELFDARKNCERLEKEILSLDSK from the coding sequence ATGTCGAAGATTTTAGCGACTGTCACATATACTTATGATTCAAGAGGAATAGGATTCGTTAAATATCATAGTAAATTGCGGGTTAGAGCCATTGCGGAGCATTTTATTAATATAGATCGCACCCAGCCACTTCGCGCGGAATTTGTTTGCTTAAGAGGAAGAAAAATGCTTCCTAGCTTTTTCGGGCTAGAAACTTCGCTTGGAATATTATCATGGGCATACCATGGCATTTTGCAATGGACGTATTTAGAGGGGCTAGAGAAATACATAATGGATGCAGATTACATATTTACCGTTGAGACATACTCTTTCCTTAGCCGTCAATGTGCAAACATTGCTAATAGGTTTAAGAAGTCTCTTGTCATATCCGTTTTTGAGACCATACCCAATATCATTTATCACAAGCTTCCTCCATATATTCAGAACACAAAAGTAGTCGTGGAAAAAACTGACTTATTCAGAGCATATACTAATCGAGCAAAGAGTTACCTAATGTCGCTTTCAGTACCAGAAGAGAAAATTAAGGTTATATACGATGGTTTAAATCTAAATAAGTTCTACCCTCGCAAAGAACCTTTTCAAAGGTTTGTTCCAAGAATACTTTTTGTTGGAAACTTGATTCCGCAAAAGGGTGTTAAAAAGTTGCTGGAAGCCTTCTCCCTTTTATGCAAAAACGATGTGAAAGCGGAGCTTTGGATCTGTGGAGGAGGAAAGCTGGAGCCGATGGTTAGAGAGTATGCAAGGAAGTACCCTATTAAACACCTTTGCTTCGTTGAACATGATAAGATCCCTGACGTTTACAGGCAGTGCGATATATTTTGTTTGCCTAGCCACGACCTGAGTATTTTCGGGGTAAAGGTATGGGAGGAGCAGTTTGGGATGGCATTGGTGGAGGCCATGGCCTCAGGGCTACCTATCGTGACAACGAACAGTGGCGCCATACCTGAAGTTGTCGGCTCAGAGAACGTAGTTGTGCCTCAAGGCTCCGTTAAGGAACTGTACCTTGCTCTGGGAGATCTAATAGAAGACGTGAAAAAGCGACGTCAAATAGGCGTGAGCAACAGGAAGAGGGCTTTAGAGCTTTTTGATGCGAGGAAGAACTGTGAGAGGCTTGAGAAGGAAATTTTGAGCTTAGATAGTAAGTAA
- a CDS encoding radical SAM protein, translating to MAFPYGGGISTAKVALIQPGKDQRFAITEPLSLGFIASYLEKRCIEVRIIDELAGQDIKASLSAYNPDIVGVTATTPVVLDAYRIAGLCREMGIPTVMGGVHASVLPHEALQYVDIVVVGEGEKAMLDIVKDGKKSGIVSGQYIKNLDEIPPPARHLMDMDFYVRTKDRLQGTFLYFVPPHTKTASILTSRGCPHACIFCHNTWRGIPYRFNSAERVISEIKELIEIYGIEALFFVEDDFFVNKPRLRKICNMMKQNKFDLIWGANARVDSISLESLQLVKKAGCRQVTFGFESGSQRILDILNKGTTVEQNRKAIKLCKKVGLLINGTFIIGNPTETIEDIKATQRFIKDNKIDSVGLCIATPYPGTKLWQWCEERGLIPKSFNWSDFLFDKISIPACDTIPPEEIEKLYQETCEIASKTGSILFSWLKETIKRNPTRAMIRAIKHPMKLLNILRKVKIGY from the coding sequence ATGGCTTTTCCATATGGAGGAGGGATTAGTACGGCAAAGGTAGCTTTAATTCAACCCGGCAAGGATCAAAGGTTCGCGATAACCGAACCATTAAGTCTCGGCTTCATAGCGAGTTACCTAGAAAAGCGTTGTATTGAAGTTAGAATTATAGATGAATTGGCTGGTCAAGATATAAAAGCTTCCCTCAGCGCATATAACCCAGATATAGTTGGCGTAACAGCAACAACACCTGTTGTTCTTGATGCGTATAGAATAGCTGGCCTGTGCCGTGAAATGGGAATTCCAACAGTAATGGGGGGAGTACACGCAAGCGTATTGCCACATGAGGCGTTACAATATGTGGATATAGTTGTTGTAGGAGAAGGTGAAAAGGCGATGCTTGATATCGTTAAAGACGGCAAAAAATCAGGTATTGTTTCCGGTCAATACATTAAAAATCTAGATGAAATTCCTCCTCCTGCTAGACATCTCATGGACATGGACTTTTACGTGCGAACGAAGGATAGACTTCAGGGCACGTTCCTTTACTTTGTTCCGCCTCACACGAAAACAGCCTCAATTTTGACAAGCAGAGGATGTCCCCATGCATGTATATTTTGTCATAACACTTGGCGAGGCATTCCATATAGATTTAATAGCGCTGAAAGGGTCATATCAGAAATTAAAGAACTCATAGAGATATATGGTATTGAGGCGCTATTTTTCGTTGAGGACGATTTTTTCGTGAACAAACCAAGGCTCAGAAAGATCTGCAATATGATGAAACAGAACAAGTTTGACCTCATATGGGGTGCTAATGCAAGAGTGGACAGTATCTCCCTAGAGAGTCTCCAACTAGTTAAAAAGGCTGGTTGCCGTCAAGTCACCTTCGGTTTTGAGAGCGGCTCCCAGAGGATATTGGATATTCTGAATAAGGGGACAACCGTTGAGCAGAATAGAAAAGCAATTAAGCTCTGTAAAAAAGTAGGCCTCCTCATAAATGGGACATTTATTATCGGCAATCCCACGGAAACAATTGAAGATATTAAAGCAACTCAACGATTCATAAAAGATAATAAGATTGATAGTGTGGGATTATGTATAGCTACTCCCTATCCTGGCACTAAGCTCTGGCAATGGTGTGAAGAACGCGGACTTATACCCAAATCATTCAATTGGTCTGATTTCCTCTTTGATAAAATATCGATACCTGCTTGTGATACGATCCCGCCGGAAGAAATAGAGAAATTATATCAGGAAACATGCGAGATAGCTTCCAAGACTGGCTCTATATTATTTTCGTGGCTCAAGGAGACTATTAAGAGGAATCCTACCAGAGCAATGATTCGGGCAATAAAACATCCAATGAAGCTATTGAATATTTTGAGAAAGGTAAAAATAGGTTACTGA